A stretch of Schistocerca cancellata isolate TAMUIC-IGC-003103 chromosome 3, iqSchCanc2.1, whole genome shotgun sequence DNA encodes these proteins:
- the LOC126175214 gene encoding probable chitinase 10 isoform X2 has translation MAGNVLLALLSVAALLTSAHGTNLSLNKQVKRNYPACSVPSGPFGNPTDCTTYYQCIGDGIVLVRPCPSGLHFNRKTAQCDYPEHAKCEVSSSSDGAGTSANNETPSGSSPLPECPYPADPNVVVHFPNPEDCSSFYKCGLDGKPVLIPCPAGLEWNDEADACDYPESAGCSVSSGGSGSGGKPAGNSNTPPPECPFPADPVNVVQFPNPDNCSTFYKCSLEGEPVLIACPEGLEYNAEAQVCDYPASAGCSVSSGKSGSASKLTRSNTPPPECPFPADPVNVVQFPNPDNCSTFYKCSLEGEPVLIACPEGLEYNAEAQVCDYPASAGCSVSSGNSGTASKPAGTSNTPPPECPFPADPNVVVHFPNPDDCSSFYKCGLDGIAVLIPCPDGLEWNDEAHYCDYPESAGCSVSSGNSGSVGKPAGNSNTPPPECPSPADPDNVVQFPNPDDCSTFYKCDLDGNAVLQDCPPGLEYNAEAQVCDYRDSAGCSVVKK, from the exons GAAATGTGCTGCTCGCCCTGCTGTCCGTCGCTGCGCTGCTGACGTCCGCTCATGGGACGAACCTCTCGCTCAACAAGCAA GTGAAGCGCAACTACCCGGCTTGCTCAGTCCCGTCTGGTCCCTTCGGGAACCCTACCGACTGCACAACGTACTACCAATGCATTGGGGATGGCATCGTCCTAGTGCGGCCCTGCCCATCTGGACTCCACTTCAACCGCAAAACCGCCCAGTGCGATTACCCAGAGCATGCTAAGTGTGAAGTATCTTCTTCTTCTGACGGAGCGGGCACATCAGCCAACAATGAGACACCCAGTGGATCTTCTCCTTTACCTGAATGTCCTTACCCTGCTGATCCAAATGTTGTTGTCCATTTTCCCAATCCTGAGGACTGCAGCAGCTTCTATAAGTGTGGTCTCGATGGAAAACCGGTGTTGATCCCCTGCCCAGCAGGTCTCGAGTGGAATGACGAAGCAGACGCCTGCGACTACCCCGAATCTGCTGGCTGCAGCGTCTCTTCTGGTGGCAGTGGCAGTGGGGGCAAACCAGCCGGTAACTCTAACACTCCTCCACCTGAATGCCCCTTCCCCGCCGATCCAGTGAATGTTGTACAGTTTCCCAACCCTGACAACTGCAGCACCTTCTACAAGTGTAGCCTCGAAGGAGAACCTGTCCTGATCGCGTGTCCAGAAGGCCTGGAATACAATGCTGAGGCTCAG GTGTGTGACTACCCTGCATCTGCTGGCTGCAGCGTCTCTTCTGGTAAAAGTGGCAGCGCAAGCAAACTAACCAGGTCAAATACCCCTCCACCTGAATGCCCCTTCCCCGCCGATCCAGTAAATGTTGTACAGTTTCCCAATCCTGACAACTGCAGCACCTTCTACAAGTGTAGCCTCGAAGGAGAACCTGTCCTGATCGCGTGCCCAGAAGGCCTCGAGTACAATGCTGAGGCTCAG GTGTGTGACTACCCTGCATCTGCTGGCTGCAGCGTTTCTTCTGGTAACAGTGGCACCGCAAGCAAACCAGCTGGGACATCAAACACTCCTCCACCTGAATGTCCTTTCCCTGCTGACCCTAATGTTGTAGTCCATTTCCCCAACCCCGATGATTGCAGCTCCTTCTACAAGTGCGGCCTCGATGGAATAGCCGTGCTGATCCCCTGCCCAGATGGCCTCGAGTGGAATGACGAAGCACATTATTGTGACTACCCCGAATCTGCTGGCTGCAGCGTCTCTTCTGGTAACAGTGGTAGCGTGGGCAAACCAGCCGGAAACTCGAACACTCCGCCACCTGAATGTCCCTCTCCTGCCGACCCAGACaatgtcgtgcagtttccaaaccCTGATGACTGCAGTACCTTCTACAAGTGCGACCTCGATGGAAATGCAGTGCTGCAAGATTGCCCACCTGGCCTCGAATACAATGCTGAAGCTCAGGTGTGCGACTACCGCGACTCTGCTGGCTGCTCTGTCGTCAAAAAATGA
- the LOC126175214 gene encoding chondroitin proteoglycan 2-like isoform X1: MAGNVLLALLSVAALLTSAHGTNLSLNKQVKRNYPACSVPSGPFGNPTDCTTYYQCIGDGIVLVRPCPSGLHFNRKTAQCDYPEHAKCEVSSSSDGAGTSANNETPSGSSPLPECPYPADPNVVVHFPNPEDCSSFYKCGLDGKPVLIPCPAGLEWNDEADACDYPESAGCSVSSGGSGSGGKPAGNSNTPPPECPFPADPVNVVQFPNPDNCSTFYKCSLEGEPVLIACPEGLEYNAEAQVCDYPASAGCSVSSGKSGSASKLTRSNTPPPECPFPADPVNVVQFPNPDNCSTFYKCSLEGEPVLIACPEGLEYNAEAQVCDYPASAGCSVSSGKSGSASKLTRSNTPPPECPFPADPVNVVQFPNPDNCSTFYKCSLEGEPVLIACPEGLEYNAEAQVCDYPASAGCSVSSGNSGTASKPAGTSNTPPPECPFPADPNVVVHFPNPDDCSSFYKCGLDGIAVLIPCPDGLEWNDEAHYCDYPESAGCSVSSGNSGSVGKPAGNSNTPPPECPSPADPDNVVQFPNPDDCSTFYKCDLDGNAVLQDCPPGLEYNAEAQVCDYRDSAGCSVVKK, from the exons GAAATGTGCTGCTCGCCCTGCTGTCCGTCGCTGCGCTGCTGACGTCCGCTCATGGGACGAACCTCTCGCTCAACAAGCAA GTGAAGCGCAACTACCCGGCTTGCTCAGTCCCGTCTGGTCCCTTCGGGAACCCTACCGACTGCACAACGTACTACCAATGCATTGGGGATGGCATCGTCCTAGTGCGGCCCTGCCCATCTGGACTCCACTTCAACCGCAAAACCGCCCAGTGCGATTACCCAGAGCATGCTAAGTGTGAAGTATCTTCTTCTTCTGACGGAGCGGGCACATCAGCCAACAATGAGACACCCAGTGGATCTTCTCCTTTACCTGAATGTCCTTACCCTGCTGATCCAAATGTTGTTGTCCATTTTCCCAATCCTGAGGACTGCAGCAGCTTCTATAAGTGTGGTCTCGATGGAAAACCGGTGTTGATCCCCTGCCCAGCAGGTCTCGAGTGGAATGACGAAGCAGACGCCTGCGACTACCCCGAATCTGCTGGCTGCAGCGTCTCTTCTGGTGGCAGTGGCAGTGGGGGCAAACCAGCCGGTAACTCTAACACTCCTCCACCTGAATGCCCCTTCCCCGCCGATCCAGTGAATGTTGTACAGTTTCCCAACCCTGACAACTGCAGCACCTTCTACAAGTGTAGCCTCGAAGGAGAACCTGTCCTGATCGCGTGTCCAGAAGGCCTGGAATACAATGCTGAGGCTCAG GTGTGTGACTACCCTGCATCTGCTGGCTGCAGCGTCTCTTCTGGTAAAAGTGGCAGCGCAAGCAAACTAACCAGGTCAAATACCCCTCCACCTGAATGCCCCTTCCCCGCCGATCCAGTAAATGTTGTACAGTTTCCCAATCCTGACAACTGCAGCACCTTCTACAAGTGTAGCCTCGAAGGAGAACCTGTCCTGATCGCGTGCCCAGAAGGCCTCGAGTACAATGCTGAGGCTCAGGTGTGTGACTACCCTGCATCTGCTGGCTGCAGCGTCTCTTCTGGTAAAAGTGGCAGCGCAAGCAAACTAACCAGGTCAAATACCCCTCCACCTGAATGCCCCTTCCCCGCCGATCCAGTAAATGTTGTACAGTTTCCCAATCCTGACAACTGCAGCACCTTCTACAAGTGTAGCCTCGAAGGAGAACCTGTCCTGATCGCGTGTCCAGAAGGCCTCGAGTACAACGCTGAGGCTCAGGTGTGTGACTACCCTGCATCTGCTGGCTGCAGCGTTTCTTCTGGTAACAGTGGCACCGCAAGCAAACCAGCTGGGACATCAAACACTCCTCCACCTGAATGTCCTTTCCCTGCTGACCCTAATGTTGTAGTCCATTTCCCCAACCCCGATGATTGCAGCTCCTTCTACAAGTGCGGCCTCGATGGAATAGCCGTGCTGATCCCCTGCCCAGATGGCCTCGAGTGGAATGACGAAGCACATTATTGTGACTACCCCGAATCTGCTGGCTGCAGCGTCTCTTCTGGTAACAGTGGTAGCGTGGGCAAACCAGCCGGAAACTCGAACACTCCGCCACCTGAATGTCCCTCTCCTGCCGACCCAGACaatgtcgtgcagtttccaaaccCTGATGACTGCAGTACCTTCTACAAGTGCGACCTCGATGGAAATGCAGTGCTGCAAGATTGCCCACCTGGCCTCGAATACAATGCTGAAGCTCAGGTGTGCGACTACCGCGACTCTGCTGGCTGCTCTGTCGTCAAAAAATGA